The Coturnix japonica isolate 7356 chromosome 9, Coturnix japonica 2.1, whole genome shotgun sequence genomic interval ttttttgtttatgaAAACTTACCCTGCAACTGGAACTTTATTTCATAGGATCTCAAATCTCtgttttaaatatcttcttAACAAGATGATCAAATGCAGTTGTGTTGTAAAGTCATTCTTTGACAAACAgcctcagaaaacaaagcagttgtATCCACAGGATCAGGGCAAGTCAGCCTTCCCCATAAGGACTGCCAAATAACTCAACCACGTGCTGGGGGAGTTTCCTCAAGGGTTCAGTGAGTCATTTAGCGTGAATCTGGGCAGATACAGCCGCTGGcacaaatgaaagcagcagctgtagtTGCCAGTGAAAGGCACAGGGTGGGTAAGCCATGCAGTGCAGGGAAGATCACCTGCCTCTTGCTAAGGAGCTACAGCTGTCCCTGCATCCTTGATCTGTGCATAGGTATCTGTTGAGGTGGTAGCACAGCTGGAATAAAATGGGGAATGTGCAACAAATGGATGGGCTGATGCATCCACGATTGTAGTATCAGTCAGCtgggagaaaataatttctaccTGGAGATCGCTCTATATAAATCATCCTGATGTCCTGAGAAGCCAGGTTACCTTTGGTATCATTGGCAGTAGAGAATCTAAGTAACTCCAACATGAAATCTATGTCAAAAGTTAGTAcgtttaaaaaagaaactgtaagagaaatacagaactACAAATTGGATATGTAATTTAAAtgaatcctttttctttttcgtTGTAGATGACAGTCATGTCCCATTCAAAGGATCTCAAGGACGACTTCCATAGTGACACTGTACTCTCTATTTTAAATGAGCAGCGCATTAGGGGTATTTTATGTGATGTCACCATAATTGTGGAAGACACCAAATTTAAAGCCCACAGTAATGTGCTAGCAGCTTCAAgtctttactttaaaaacatattttggagTCGTACTATCTGTATTTCGGGTCATGTactggaattagatgatctcaAAGCTGAAGTGtttacagaaatactgaactACATCTACAGCTCCACAGTGGTTGTTAAGAGGCAGGAGACTGTAACAGACCTTGCAGCTGCAGGGAAAAAGCTGGGAATATCATTTCTTGAAGATCTTACAGATGTTAATTTTTCAAGCTCCCCCTGCCCTTATGCATACTGTGTTAGTGAGAAGGGGTCtgtcaaagaggaaaaacatgaaaagagaCACGAAGACTCTGCAGTGACAAATGGACCACGAATTACAAATGCATTCTCaatttttgaaacagaaaatagtttgttttctcCACTTGATTTGAGGGCAAACTTTAAAAAGGTATCCGAGACAGCACAAACCACCAACGTCAGCCTTGACAGAAGCAACACTTGCAAAGATGCAGAGCCAGGCAGTACATTGGCAGAGCACTCCTACGCCGTTTCTTCAGGGGGAGATACTTTTCAAGCAGCGCCTCGCATTGAACAGGAAAGCAGCTCTTCATACAGTGCAGGTGAAGACCACTATGAAAATCTCCGAGCTACACCACTCATTCAGCCAGTAAAACAAGCATGTAGTACTACTCCTAAAGCAGCCTTCAAGTCCCAGGGTACTGGTTCGGCTGTAGCAAAAGTACCAGCCTCTGCGGTAGCCAATGCAGAAGCCCAGCCTGAAACAGCTAATGATCAGAGAATTATTTCCATTCCAAAACCTCAGAATAAAGCAGGAGATCTCCATTTgtccagagaagaagaaaacacatctgCTAATATCTCTGGATCTGTGACAACTGTTGTTACACCTGCTTACAGCTGTAACTGCTGTGCAAAATCATTCAGTGACAGGGCGTTACTCAGTACTCATCTTCAACTCCATTCAGAGCATCAAGAAACTTTCATATGCAAATACTGCAGCAAACAATTTGCAAATCTAAATATACTGGAAAGTCACGAACAAGTCTGTGTGAGATCAAGTAGCTTATCTGTTCACAGTGGGAATGAACAAAATTTTTCAGATAATTATACTGCTACGGATGGAAGGAATGAGAGTTCATATGCAAACACGGAGCCTCTATTGTCTGAAAACAGCATAACTGATTATTCTAATGCAAACTGCGCTTTACCAGAAACGGATCACTTGGTTAAAGTTGTTGATGGGCAGATATTATACACTTGCATAGTTTGCAAACGTAGTTATGTAACACTGTCGAGCCTTCGAAGACATGCAAATGTGCATTCATGGAGAAGAACGTACCCGTGTCACTACTGCAACAAGGTATTTGCATTAGCTGAGTATCGCACAAGACACGAGATCTGGCACACTGGAGAAAGGCGGTATCAGTGCATTTTCTGCCTAGAGACTTTCATGACTTACTATATACTAAAAAATCATCAGAAATCTTTCCATGCAATTGACCATCGTCTCTCAGTAAGTAAGAAGACTGCCAATGGAGGCTTAAAACCAAGTGTGTACCCATACAAACTTTACCGACTTCTGCCCATGAAGTGCAGGCGACTACCGTATAAGTCCTACCGAAATTCTACGTATGAAAACGTTCAAACAAGTAGCCAAGTTAACGAAACTGCTTCTAGTAACTGCTTCATTCAGAGTTCAATTAGTTCTGAGCTGCCGCCACTGAATTTTCAAAGTAATATATTAACAAACAACAGAACTCTTGTATTGGACACTTCTTCATGTAATGATACAGCATCTTCCACTAATCCTCAGAACTCTTCCTCCTGGGGAGTAGGTATCTTAAATTCTGATCTGCAAAGAGACTTATTCACAGCTGACAAAAGAGTTCCCACTGCTGCAAAAGACTCTGGTTCTCACGAGTATGATTCCTCAGTCGTGTCTTTAActaatgtgaaagaaaattcaacCTCTGTAATCAGTTACAGCAGTTCTGCACCCTCTGTTATAATGCACAGTAGCAGAGTTTCATCAGTAATAATGCACAGTAAAACAATCACTTCTGTAGAAAACAGTAAGACAGAATCGTCTAATAGTGTACCTAGTCAACCTGCAAGTGAAGATTGTAAGTATGGGTCAGATAACTATGGAAAATGTATTACAAAATCAAAACctattaaggagaaaaagaaagcagtgctgtgcaacaaagcagaagcagctgaggatATGGAGCACATCCAAGGATCTGGAGGTTCATCTAGCAAAACCACTAATACTTCTGAAGAGTCGAGTAAAACTGAGACTTACATTGCAAAGCCTGCCTTACCTGGAACATCTACTGACAGCAATGTTGCTCCTCTTTGtcaaataacagtaaaaattgGTAATGAGGCTATTGTTAAAAGGCATATATTAGGATCTAAGCTATTCTGTAAAAGGGGACGAAAATCTAAGCACGAGTCCAAACAGGACAATCTAAATGAGGAGTCAGAAATggagataaaagagaaaagcccGTCTAGGCTGTATAGCTCAGAATGCTTGGAGATGACAGAAATGTGTGATGATGTAAGTGATCAGGACTCCAGTGATAAGCCCTGGAGACCGTATTACAATTACAAACCCAAAAAGAAGTCTAAACagctaagaaaaatgaagaagacCAAATGGAGGAAAAAGCACGGAAACAGGAACACCATTATGGAAAGTCACAGTACGTGCAGTCGAGAGTATGTGCTCAGGAGCACTCCTGAAGACAAGGCAGTTAGTCAAGAGGAGAACACAGAAATGCCCAGTCTTCATTGTGAGCTCTGTGAAGGAGATCAAAACTCCACTACAGAAACTCAAGAACATGTACATTGGCACGTATCTACTTCAAAGCCTTACATTTGTGAATTATGCCAAAAACAATTTCAAAGTCCATccacattaaaaatgcatatgagGTGTCACACAGGGGAAAAGCCCTTCACCTGCAAAACGTGCGGTAAATGTTTTTCAGTCCCTGGAAATTTACAGAAACACGAACGTATTCACCTGGGCATCAAAGACTTTGTCTGTCAGTACTGTAATAAGGCATTCACTTTAAATGAAACACTCAAAATACATGAAAGAATTCATACTGGAGAAAAACGCTACCACTGTCAGTTCTGCTTGCAGAGTTTCCTCTATCTTTCTACCAAAAGGAACCATGAGCAAAGACATATACGTGAGCATAATGGAAAAGGATATGCTTGTTTTCAGTGCCCCAAAATCTGCaagacagcagctgctctgggaaTGCACCAGAAGAAACATCTATTCAAAAGTACAGGTCCACAGGACAGAAAAGAGCAGTTCTGCAATGAAAGCGCTCAGCTGTTGGAAAATCAGCATTTCCTTGGCTCAGAAGGAAGTGAAGGGAAAACCATACAAAATGTAACTCCAGAAGTTGTACTCTGAGTGACAGTTgtgcaaaagagaagaaaaatacaaaactgtaTGTTGGAGAAAATGTAGATGCATCGAATGGGGAAAATTCTCCACACAGATAATTTACAAAGGTCTTCATTTAAACATATATCAATATatgcaaacaaaggaaaaataacgctgaaatgaaaaatttattATTTGCAATAATACAAGCTTAATTTGAAAGACCCCAAATAGTTTTGGCAGAACAGACTTCTAGCATACgtgtggagagaaagaaggaaaatgcaagaCCAACCAAACTCCTTCTACTTAAAGCTAGAAGAAACTAGCCACTGAACTGTTCTACAGTGCTGTTGTTCAGTCAGAATCATTCTggacaaaataaatatgtaagtTCAAATCATATACTATAGAAGGaatttttgctgcagaaatcatatgttgcttttttttttttttaacaaaagttAATGTGTTTATAAGCAAATCGTGATTTAGTGTATTCTACAGTGAAGGTGGGCAATGTTTCATCAGTTCGGGTCTGCTGAAGTACAGTTCAGTTTTGGAGTGTTTTTCTGTAACTCAGCATTtacaaaacatacacaaaagtataaaccttttttcctttctgttctcagttttgtAGTTACCGTATTAAGCATTAAGTCTGAGTGCTTGTGCAGAAAGTATGCCAGATTAGAGGCATCACTGGAACGTTTCATGAAGATTCAGTGCAAATCGTAGTAGCCAGTCTTCCAAATGGCAGAAGTTCTGAATGACTGAACTGTAAAGTTGTTCAGGTCATCTGTTGAAAGAAAATTGTTCTCATTAAGTAGTGTTGTTTGAAGAACTCTATAATACAAACGTCCACCTCCTGGTGAGTCTgaaactgctgtattttcttctcagcagaagAAGAGTAGATAAGAGAGTCTTCCTCCACATCCCGGTGTAATGCCTGGGCTACAAATGACAGTGCAGCTCCCAGTGAATGCTTTGATTTTCGGGAGGAAGAGctaaaaaatcagatttttgcTTCCATGTATATCCCTGAGGCAGTTTCCATAGATAACAGGGATAGGGCCAATTTGTGGGATTCCTTGTCATCCCTGTGCCTTAAATGCAATATCAGTACTTTGTACGTCCCAGTGTCTCACCCCAGGTAAGCTTCATCTCAGTGTCCCTTGGCCAAGCATGGTAGGCctggagcagagaagcagcagcatcgTGTTGCTGGAAGAAGCCACGCTGgcctttctgcttcccttctccTGCCACACCACAATGCTCCGGTGAGCCTTCTGGCTGAGCAGTTTGCATTCACCAGGAATCAGAGGGTGAGCTTCTGAAAGAAGACATCACTGCAATTAATAGTACAGTTAGTCACAAAATAGTGTTaatttaaaccaaaacaaagaggTTTAAAAAGTTGAAGAGGTTAAATGTCTGCAAGTTGCATATTATATCATAGGGCTCTGTTGTACTCGATCTGCACTTCCAATTTGTTATGTACATTCATTGTTACAAAGTGTTAAAAGTGTTTTAAGTCTGGACAAAGGTCAGTGAACCTCAACTTAATTCTATGTGCAAATATGGTACACAATTTGTTTACTTGGTTTTCCTGAATATTCTAAAGGAAATTATAGCTTGGGTATGATAAAATTACAATTGAAATTATAGTACAGTATTGATTGAAGTAATAATGTAGTCCGCTTATTTATCCTGTCATTGATGAACGCTGTGAACCCTTTGAGAAATGTTTGGTTTCATAGCAGTTTTGGTTCCATTTTCAATTAGGATAATAGCAGAATAAACACAGGAAAGTATGATGATGTTTCAAAGAAAGTACACGAGGATATTTTCTAAGTGGACTTGTATGATGATGATAATTATAGACCAAAGCAAATAAGGTagaatatttatacatataaagataattttacagatattttataTAACTGTATAGTtcataagaaaaatattgataGCTTGTGTTAGGTTTGGGGGGGGTTTGTATATTTTGATAAAAACACAATGACTTTGTAACTCTGTATATTATCTACAGTTTATAGCAAAGGAGTTTTAAGATGGCAATGTCATGTTTATAGTTCAGTTGTGGCACTTTTACTACAAGTAACACGTTGAAGTAATGAGTTAAGTATTAATGACCaaattagaattaaaataaatactgtatgTTGTCAAAGACTGTAATTTGCtgcatctgtatttttgtttagaagaaaatattaaatgcagaTGTTAAGGATTGATAAAGagtctaattttatttttagagagaGTTATTATAACTGTTTTTGCTTGATTAAAATAACCTCTTCCTATTTTTCTGTAAGTCTCTCCATTTTTTAAGTTCATACTTAATCTGTACAGTCCAGAGATACGTATCTTCTACCATATGTTTCATTATAAGATTAAGCAACAGTTGCCAAACGCTCCCTCTGTTAAAGTCAGAGCAGTGAATTGAGAACACGCCAGAACTCAAGGGAAGTGCCAGCGTCTGCTGCATCCTGCAGTAATGGGTGAACAGAATCTGCCTGTTGGGTACCTTAAAGGAGTGGAAGACAGGTAAACTGCGGTTAATGCTTTGCAGCATCTTAAACGTGTTTTCATGATGACctacagctttaaaaatcttaaaaatcaaattctaATGGTATAGATTGTGTGTGTATCTTATGCTGTTCACTTCCAAGGATTTGGGACTACTGCCAATACATGTAGTGTCTTCACTGCATAGAGAATATGAAGATACGAACCCCCTTCAGCTGGGTGTCACTCCTCTGTAACTTGCATTTAAAGTTAAATTTAAAGCTCAATTATTTAGAGCATTTGGGGATGGTCCTCAGTAGAGCTGTATACCTAAACAAAGGGAATCAGAAGTTGGctacatataatatatacattttctgACCTATTTAAAAAACTAATTAGAAGTTACTTCAAAGAAAGGTGATGTTAAGTTAAACGGTGAACTCCAGCTGTCATGTAACCCTCAAGAGTGTTGTGGCAGAACTGAAGTCACATATCTGTGTCAGAGCTGTTGCGACACAGCTCACCATGTTGACCATACCTCGTCCTTCCCTGCTGAAGAGGTTTCTGTCCCAAAGctctcagctctgagctgggtTCAGCACCCACAGGGCAGACAACCGTAGGTGATCAGATCCCTCAATTTGTGCTATTGAGGAAGCCGTCACTTCTAGCAGGTAAAAATCAGCTCATACAAACCCGTGTCTTTGTGCGAGTTAGTGatgtgcatgcacacaaacCCCCACATCGCAGCGTGCTGAAGCTGCTCCTTGtcccctgagctgctcctgccgcctttgtctcttttcctttaacCTGATGCGGAGTATGGGAGCGAAGAGGgaatttcacagctgctggaaAACCGGCAGCACTGGGGCCGGCTTTTGTTTGACAGCCCAATTACAGGCACCGTGCCATGTCATAGCGGTGCGATGGGCTGTTACACAGAGGTGACCGGGCAGAGCCCATCGGTGCTGGAGCCGGTGCTGCCGCACATGGAACGCGGAGC includes:
- the ZBTB38 gene encoding zinc finger and BTB domain-containing protein 38 isoform X2; the encoded protein is MPSPVSAVEQNAALRQLDADEWSSLLGRAGWKQNRGCLQSMLLGWNGAECNAVMACCHRESMTVMSHSKDLKDDFHSDTVLSILNEQRIRGILCDVTIIVEDTKFKAHSNVLAASSLYFKNIFWSRTICISGHVLELDDLKAEVFTEILNYIYSSTVVVKRQETVTDLAAAGKKLGISFLEDLTDVNFSSSPCPYAYCVSEKGSVKEEKHEKRHEDSAVTNGPRITNAFSIFETENSLFSPLDLRANFKKVSETAQTTNVSLDRSNTCKDAEPGSTLAEHSYAVSSGGDTFQAAPRIEQESSSSYSAGEDHYENLRATPLIQPVKQACSTTPKAAFKSQGTGSAVAKVPASAVANAEAQPETANDQRIISIPKPQNKAGDLHLSREEENTSANISGSVTTVVTPAYSCNCCAKSFSDRALLSTHLQLHSEHQETFICKYCSKQFANLNILESHEQVCVRSSSLSVHSGNEQNFSDNYTATDGRNESSYANTEPLLSENSITDYSNANCALPETDHLVKVVDGQILYTCIVCKRSYVTLSSLRRHANVHSWRRTYPCHYCNKVFALAEYRTRHEIWHTGERRYQCIFCLETFMTYYILKNHQKSFHAIDHRLSVSKKTANGGLKPSVYPYKLYRLLPMKCRRLPYKSYRNSTYENVQTSSQVNETASSNCFIQSSISSELPPLNFQSNILTNNRTLVLDTSSCNDTASSTNPQNSSSWGVGILNSDLQRDLFTADKRVPTAAKDSGSHEYDSSVVSLTNVKENSTSVISYSSSAPSVIMHSSRVSSVIMHSKTITSVENSKTESSNSVPSQPASEDCKYGSDNYGKCITKSKPIKEKKKAVLCNKAEAAEDMEHIQGSGGSSSKTTNTSEESSKTETYIAKPALPGTSTDSNVAPLCQITVKIGNEAIVKRHILGSKLFCKRGRKSKHESKQDNLNEESEMEIKEKSPSRLYSSECLEMTEMCDDVSDQDSSDKPWRPYYNYKPKKKSKQLRKMKKTKWRKKHGNRNTIMESHSTCSREYVLRSTPEDKAVSQEENTEMPSLHCELCEGDQNSTTETQEHVHWHVSTSKPYICELCQKQFQSPSTLKMHMRCHTGEKPFTCKTCGKCFSVPGNLQKHERIHLGIKDFVCQYCNKAFTLNETLKIHERIHTGEKRYHCQFCLQSFLYLSTKRNHEQRHIREHNGKGYACFQCPKICKTAAALGMHQKKHLFKSTGPQDRKEQFCNESAQLLENQHFLGSEGSEGKTIQNVTPEVVL
- the ZBTB38 gene encoding zinc finger and BTB domain-containing protein 38 isoform X1; translated protein: MTVMSHSKDLKDDFHSDTVLSILNEQRIRGILCDVTIIVEDTKFKAHSNVLAASSLYFKNIFWSRTICISGHVLELDDLKAEVFTEILNYIYSSTVVVKRQETVTDLAAAGKKLGISFLEDLTDVNFSSSPCPYAYCVSEKGSVKEEKHEKRHEDSAVTNGPRITNAFSIFETENSLFSPLDLRANFKKVSETAQTTNVSLDRSNTCKDAEPGSTLAEHSYAVSSGGDTFQAAPRIEQESSSSYSAGEDHYENLRATPLIQPVKQACSTTPKAAFKSQGTGSAVAKVPASAVANAEAQPETANDQRIISIPKPQNKAGDLHLSREEENTSANISGSVTTVVTPAYSCNCCAKSFSDRALLSTHLQLHSEHQETFICKYCSKQFANLNILESHEQVCVRSSSLSVHSGNEQNFSDNYTATDGRNESSYANTEPLLSENSITDYSNANCALPETDHLVKVVDGQILYTCIVCKRSYVTLSSLRRHANVHSWRRTYPCHYCNKVFALAEYRTRHEIWHTGERRYQCIFCLETFMTYYILKNHQKSFHAIDHRLSVSKKTANGGLKPSVYPYKLYRLLPMKCRRLPYKSYRNSTYENVQTSSQVNETASSNCFIQSSISSELPPLNFQSNILTNNRTLVLDTSSCNDTASSTNPQNSSSWGVGILNSDLQRDLFTADKRVPTAAKDSGSHEYDSSVVSLTNVKENSTSVISYSSSAPSVIMHSSRVSSVIMHSKTITSVENSKTESSNSVPSQPASEDCKYGSDNYGKCITKSKPIKEKKKAVLCNKAEAAEDMEHIQGSGGSSSKTTNTSEESSKTETYIAKPALPGTSTDSNVAPLCQITVKIGNEAIVKRHILGSKLFCKRGRKSKHESKQDNLNEESEMEIKEKSPSRLYSSECLEMTEMCDDVSDQDSSDKPWRPYYNYKPKKKSKQLRKMKKTKWRKKHGNRNTIMESHSTCSREYVLRSTPEDKAVSQEENTEMPSLHCELCEGDQNSTTETQEHVHWHVSTSKPYICELCQKQFQSPSTLKMHMRCHTGEKPFTCKTCGKCFSVPGNLQKHERIHLGIKDFVCQYCNKAFTLNETLKIHERIHTGEKRYHCQFCLQSFLYLSTKRNHEQRHIREHNGKGYACFQCPKICKTAAALGMHQKKHLFKSTGPQDRKEQFCNESAQLLENQHFLGSEGSEGKTIQNVTPEVVL